The following proteins are co-located in the Pseudomonas sp. ATCC 13867 genome:
- a CDS encoding HlyD family secretion protein, translating to MSTAPQEIQGSNPKRKRWLLILLAVVVLAGIASAAWQILYGRWHEDTDDAYVNGNVVQITPQITGTVVSIGADDGDLVQKGQVLVKFDPSDADIALQQAEANLARTVRQVRGLFSNVDGYKADVAAKKVALAKAEADFKRRQNLANDGAISQEELAHARDALDTARSSLTSAEQQLDTNRALVDDTVISSHPDVKASAAKLRQAYLDDARAVIVAPVTGYVAKRTVQVGQRVQPGAALMAVIPLDQVWIDANFKETQLKHMRIGQSVEIRSDLYGSEVKYSGTIDSLGVGTGSAFSLLPAQNATGNWIKIVQRVPVRIRISPDELDRHPLRIGLSMDVNVNLHDQSGPALAQQSPREALFSTDVYQQQLASADQLIEQLIHANLADANHRTAQR from the coding sequence GCCGCTGGCACGAAGACACCGACGACGCCTACGTGAACGGCAACGTCGTGCAGATCACCCCGCAGATCACCGGCACCGTGGTCAGCATCGGCGCCGACGACGGCGACCTGGTGCAAAAGGGCCAGGTGCTGGTGAAGTTCGATCCGAGCGACGCCGATATCGCCCTGCAGCAGGCCGAAGCCAACCTCGCACGCACCGTGCGCCAGGTGCGCGGCCTGTTCAGCAACGTCGACGGCTACAAGGCCGACGTGGCAGCGAAGAAAGTTGCCCTGGCCAAGGCCGAAGCGGACTTCAAGCGCCGGCAGAATCTCGCCAACGATGGCGCCATCTCCCAGGAAGAACTGGCCCACGCCCGCGACGCGCTGGACACCGCGCGCAGCTCGCTGACCAGCGCCGAACAGCAGCTGGACACCAACCGCGCGCTGGTCGACGACACCGTCATCAGCTCTCACCCGGACGTCAAGGCCTCCGCCGCCAAGCTGCGCCAGGCCTACCTGGACGACGCCCGCGCAGTGATCGTCGCCCCGGTCACCGGCTACGTCGCCAAGCGCACCGTGCAGGTCGGCCAGCGCGTGCAGCCAGGCGCCGCGCTGATGGCGGTGATTCCGCTGGACCAGGTATGGATCGACGCCAACTTCAAGGAAACCCAGCTCAAACACATGCGCATCGGCCAGTCGGTGGAAATCCGCTCCGATCTCTACGGCAGCGAAGTGAAGTACTCCGGCACCATCGACAGCCTCGGCGTCGGCACCGGCAGCGCCTTCTCCCTGCTGCCGGCACAGAACGCCACCGGCAACTGGATCAAGATCGTCCAGCGCGTGCCCGTGCGCATCCGCATCAGCCCGGACGAGCTGGACAGGCACCCGCTGCGCATCGGCCTGTCGATGGACGTCAACGTCAACCTGCACGACCAGAGCGGTCCTGCCCTGGCCCAGCAATCGCCGCGCGAGGCGCTGTTCTCCACCGACGTCTACCAGCAGCAACTGGCCTCTGCCGATCAACTGATCGAACAGCTGATCCACGCCAACCTGGCCGACGCCAACCACCGCACCGCCCAGCGCTGA